The following DNA comes from Saccharomyces mikatae IFO 1815 strain IFO1815 genome assembly, chromosome: 8.
CTGTCACAAGCAAACTATGATGCTGACTGGGGAGACTTCGTTGCCTTTGTCGAGATTTTTAGAGAAAAGGTGTCGCAACTGTCCAAGGACGTGATAGTCATCGATACTGGCGACAAAAGAGACGGTAACGGTTTGAGCGATGCTACTTGGCCTCCCGGCTTACGAAGCTCGGAAATATTCAACATGATGGATTACGACCTTTTGACATTAGGCAATCATGAGCTATATACGGCCGAAAGTACCATACTAGAGTATAGGGGCACTTCTCAATCcaccaaattcaaagaCAAATACGTTTGCAGCAACGTGGAATtcattgaagatgatggaAAAAGGGTGCCTTTTGGCAATAAATATattaaatttgaaactcCCGTAATGAAGCAAAGAGTTCTGGCTCtatcttttttgttcagTTTTCAAAGAGCGAATAACAGAGCCATTGTAACACCTCCATTGCAAGAATTAATGGAGAAAAAGTGGTTTCAAAGTATGATCGAGgcaaacaaagaagaagatgtcGATCTAATTATTGTCTTTGGCCACTTGCCTGCTACTGACCCTACGGAGCGTGAAATGCAGAATATTCACTCtctaataagaaaatactaTCCAAACACTATTATACAATATTTTGGAGGACATACCCATATTAGAGATTTCGTATGGTTGGATTCGAAATCCACCTGCTTACAAAGTGGTAGATTTGCAGAAACTGTTGGATTCTTATCAATCAATATGACGAATACTGTGGAACCTGACAGTCCTGTTTTTACAAGAAGATATGTtgatttcaataaaaaatcctTCAAATATCACTTAAGAAAATTAGGGAATGATTCGGATGTCCCAACATCAACGAAAAAAGGTAAAACAATTTCTCGTCTAGTGAAGGACCTGCGAAATGAACTAAGCTTGAACCAAAAACTGGGGTACATACCAAAAACCTATTATGTGTCAGCAAGACCATTAGattctgaagaaaatctttaTCATTTGATCACCCAAAAAATTTTGCCTAATTTAGTTCCCTCAAAAAACTATGAACCTTCCATGAGTCGTTTCATGTTGATTAATACTGGTTCTGTTAGATACGATCTTTACAAAGGTCCATTCACGAAGGATACCGAATATATAGTGATGCCTTTCAATAATGATTGGCACTTTATCACAGTTCCATTAGTGGTTGCCTCCAAGGTAGAAAGTTATTTAAATAAAGGTCCTGTCATTGCATCGCTAGGAACACCATCATCATATCATAAGAAGCATCATTTTGGCGCTTTTCAGAAGTGTCCTTTCGTCAAAGATCCAAATTTAAGCGAAGGCTACACCACCGAAGATGATTTTGGATGCCACGGTGATGATACACCTCACAGTTCA
Coding sequences within:
- the SMN1 gene encoding Smn1p (similar to Saccharomyces cerevisiae YHR202W; ancestral locus Anc_4.381), producing MTPTFVQCLALFAGLVSAKPFQQQQAILALSQDAQVRDIHIGDINFIHTTDTHGWLGSHLSQANYDADWGDFVAFVEIFREKVSQLSKDVIVIDTGDKRDGNGLSDATWPPGLRSSEIFNMMDYDLLTLGNHELYTAESTILEYRGTSQSTKFKDKYVCSNVEFIEDDGKRVPFGNKYIKFETPVMKQRVLALSFLFSFQRANNRAIVTPPLQELMEKKWFQSMIEANKEEDVDLIIVFGHLPATDPTEREMQNIHSLIRKYYPNTIIQYFGGHTHIRDFVWLDSKSTCLQSGRFAETVGFLSINMTNTVEPDSPVFTRRYVDFNKKSFKYHLRKLGNDSDVPTSTKKGKTISRLVKDLRNELSLNQKLGYIPKTYYVSARPLDSEENLYHLITQKILPNLVPSKNYEPSMSRFMLINTGSVRYDLYKGPFTKDTEYIVMPFNNDWHFITVPLVVASKVESYLNKGPVIASLGTPSSYHKKHHFGAFQKCPFVKDPNLSEGYTTEDDFGCHGDDTPHSSQKEYDIPNVVQCKDLKNSREEEMDPLKMVHVIFYTFMELDILNAVNSIINDLSLHMKNLTTNDCSHYGGDSTKKLLRDYFAQF